One segment of Ureibacillus thermophilus DNA contains the following:
- a CDS encoding response regulator → MAIKVLLIEDDPMVREVNRQFIEKVEDFEVIAMCKNGVEGFQKILECKPDLVFMDIFMPEQDGLSTLRKIRSEYLPVDCIAVTAANDLQTIQQILHLGVYDYIMKPFTFERMQQTLLNYKKFKHVSAETRILNQEELDNLIHPHGNMENRETKSGHLPEELPKGFNRSTLNKVLHYLKEAENGASADDVAAAIGVARVTARRYLDFLEKQNMVSVDVHYGGIGRPINQYFIQKGN, encoded by the coding sequence ATGGCAATTAAAGTGTTATTGATCGAAGACGATCCAATGGTTAGGGAAGTCAATCGGCAATTTATTGAAAAAGTGGAAGACTTTGAAGTCATTGCCATGTGCAAAAATGGCGTCGAAGGTTTTCAAAAAATCCTGGAATGTAAACCGGATTTGGTATTCATGGATATATTCATGCCCGAACAGGACGGACTCTCCACTTTAAGAAAAATCCGGTCGGAATATTTGCCTGTGGATTGCATTGCCGTCACAGCGGCGAATGATTTGCAAACCATTCAGCAAATTTTGCACTTGGGCGTGTACGACTATATTATGAAACCCTTCACCTTCGAACGGATGCAGCAAACGTTGTTGAATTATAAAAAGTTTAAACATGTCAGCGCCGAAACACGGATTTTGAATCAGGAAGAGTTGGACAACCTTATTCATCCCCATGGGAACATGGAAAATCGGGAAACAAAGAGCGGCCATTTGCCCGAGGAACTTCCGAAGGGGTTCAACCGTTCAACGCTCAATAAAGTCCTCCACTATCTGAAAGAAGCAGAAAATGGGGCCTCCGCCGATGATGTGGCGGCAGCCATCGGGGTGGCAAGAGTCACGGCAAGACGGTATCTGGATTTTTTGGAAAAGCAAAATATGGTGAGTGTCGATGTGCATTATGGCGGCATCGGAAGACCCATCAACCAATACTTTATTCAGAAGGGAAATTAA
- a CDS encoding ATP-binding protein: protein MHSEGNELKRRKLSMNSKIMFLTFFIIAFSFFIAGSFVLGSMIKEREKEIGQRAMLVARTVANLPELKTSLQNENFGEASKKINQIVDEIRTINRAEYIVVMDMNRIKYSHPSKNQIGQISKSTDINAAFAEHYYLSKAKGEKGIMLRAFVPIMDENKQIGVTVVGYSLPTFSDFFSEYSNEILITFALSMLFSAFGAKALGMHIKKQIFGLEPHEIAKLYVERTETFNSMHDGIIAIDQDLKITIFNQKACEILGVDLEPSQCIGKRIEDVIPDTRLPEIVYSKKPVYDQEIFVNNHSILSNRIPISVDGQVVGAVAVFKDLTAFKKMAEELTGVKAYVQALRVQTHEYKNKLHTIAGLLHLGRTKQALEYLSQVSSQHDNVTKFLNERIYNENISGLLLGKIIRGQELGIKVTIDKESHFTRFPEKLDYHDFVVLLGNLIENAFDALIMANKDEKEIHISIDDRDEVLAIEVSDNGIGMTEEVKSQIFERGFSTKEKENRGIGLYLVKEIVKKGNGVIEVYSEPDKGTTFLITFNF from the coding sequence ATGCATTCGGAGGGCAATGAATTGAAAAGAAGAAAATTATCAATGAATTCGAAAATCATGTTCCTCACCTTTTTCATTATTGCCTTCTCCTTTTTTATTGCGGGCAGTTTTGTCCTTGGTAGTATGATAAAGGAAAGGGAAAAAGAAATTGGGCAAAGGGCCATGCTCGTTGCACGAACGGTGGCCAATCTGCCCGAATTGAAAACCTCTCTCCAAAACGAAAACTTCGGTGAGGCGTCAAAGAAAATCAATCAAATCGTTGACGAAATCCGCACCATTAACCGCGCAGAGTATATTGTTGTGATGGATATGAACCGGATCAAATATTCCCATCCGTCCAAAAATCAAATCGGACAAATAAGCAAGTCCACCGATATCAATGCAGCCTTTGCGGAACATTATTATCTTTCAAAGGCAAAAGGTGAAAAAGGAATCATGTTGCGGGCATTTGTTCCAATCATGGATGAAAATAAACAAATTGGCGTAACAGTGGTCGGTTACTCGCTGCCCACTTTCTCAGACTTTTTTTCTGAGTATTCAAATGAGATTTTAATCACTTTTGCCCTGTCAATGTTGTTTAGCGCATTTGGAGCGAAAGCCCTTGGCATGCATATCAAAAAACAAATTTTTGGACTTGAACCCCATGAAATTGCAAAACTCTATGTAGAGCGGACGGAAACCTTCAATTCCATGCATGACGGAATCATTGCCATCGACCAGGATTTGAAAATCACCATTTTTAATCAAAAGGCTTGCGAAATCTTGGGCGTGGATCTGGAACCTTCCCAATGCATCGGAAAAAGGATCGAAGACGTGATTCCTGACACAAGGCTGCCGGAAATTGTGTACTCCAAAAAACCGGTGTATGACCAGGAAATTTTTGTGAACAACCACAGCATTTTAAGCAACCGCATCCCCATTTCCGTAGATGGGCAAGTGGTGGGAGCCGTGGCGGTATTCAAAGACTTGACGGCCTTCAAAAAAATGGCGGAAGAATTGACGGGCGTCAAAGCTTATGTACAAGCATTGCGTGTCCAAACCCATGAATACAAAAACAAACTCCATACCATTGCGGGGCTGTTGCATTTAGGACGGACAAAACAAGCGCTCGAATACTTATCCCAAGTATCGAGCCAACATGATAATGTCACAAAATTTCTGAATGAAAGGATTTATAATGAGAATATCTCCGGCCTATTGTTAGGCAAAATCATCCGTGGACAGGAATTGGGGATTAAGGTTACCATCGATAAAGAAAGCCATTTTACCAGATTTCCTGAAAAGCTGGATTATCATGATTTTGTGGTATTATTGGGCAATTTGATTGAAAACGCCTTTGATGCGTTGATCATGGCCAATAAAGACGAAAAAGAAATCCACATTTCAATCGATGACCGGGATGAAGTCCTCGCGATCGAAGTGAGTGACAACGGCATCGGCATGACGGAAGAAGTGAAGTCGCAAATTTTTGAAAGAGGTTTTTCTACAAAAGAAAAAGAAAATCGTGGAATCGGGTTGTACCTGGTGAAAGAAATTGTGAAAAAAGGAAATGGTGTCATCGAAGTGTACAGCGAACCTGACAAAGGAACCACATTCTTGATAACATTCAATTTTTAG
- a CDS encoding DctP family TRAP transporter solute-binding subunit, whose product MKYFLGSAVLTILLVIGLIAYQQGAFSKEKIAYDDEQVGLDDQIIINFSHVVAENTPKGMAAKKFAELVEEKSGGRIMVKVYPDGMLYSDYDELEALLDNEVQMIAPTTSKMTERLPSWQVLDLPFVIETNEQLKAVLTGELSGKLLEELSKLHIKGLTFWSNGFKQISSNQPIIRAEDFKGKQIRTMGSDIIKEQYRKLNGEPIPLNFDDVYYEIQNQLIDAQENTISNIYSKKFYTMENHITLSNHCIMAYAVMMNENFWNSLTEEDQQIIIESLEEMQEWQFELAERINGEFLEKLYKEPNVEIIQLNEQNKKQWMQSVSPLYEYFNQKVNGTYFNLLLQDIDKVEDF is encoded by the coding sequence ATGAAATATTTTTTGGGTAGTGCAGTTTTGACGATTCTGCTTGTCATAGGATTGATCGCATATCAGCAAGGGGCATTTTCAAAAGAAAAAATAGCCTATGATGATGAACAAGTGGGATTGGATGATCAAATCATCATCAATTTCAGCCATGTTGTGGCGGAAAATACGCCAAAAGGGATGGCGGCCAAAAAATTTGCGGAACTGGTGGAAGAAAAAAGCGGGGGTCGGATCATGGTGAAAGTGTATCCTGACGGCATGTTGTACAGCGATTATGATGAATTGGAAGCCTTGTTGGATAATGAAGTGCAAATGATCGCCCCGACCACTTCCAAAATGACCGAACGTTTGCCAAGTTGGCAGGTGCTGGATTTGCCCTTTGTCATCGAAACCAACGAACAGTTGAAGGCCGTTTTGACCGGGGAGTTGAGCGGCAAGCTGTTGGAAGAATTGTCAAAGCTTCATATCAAAGGGCTCACTTTTTGGAGCAACGGATTCAAGCAAATCTCTTCCAACCAACCGATTATCCGTGCGGAAGATTTCAAAGGGAAACAGATCCGGACGATGGGCAGCGATATCATTAAAGAACAATATCGCAAGCTAAATGGGGAGCCGATCCCTTTAAATTTTGATGATGTCTATTATGAAATTCAAAACCAGTTGATTGATGCCCAGGAAAACACGATTTCGAATATTTATTCGAAAAAATTTTATACAATGGAAAATCACATCACCCTTTCCAATCATTGCATCATGGCCTATGCGGTGATGATGAATGAAAATTTTTGGAATAGTTTAACGGAAGAGGATCAACAAATCATCATCGAATCATTGGAAGAAATGCAAGAATGGCAATTTGAGTTGGCTGAACGGATCAACGGGGAATTTTTGGAGAAGCTTTATAAAGAACCGAATGTGGAAATAATCCAATTGAATGAACAAAATAAAAAGCAATGGATGCAATCTGTCAGCCCCCTTTACGAATACTTTAATCAAAAGGTGAATGGCACATATTTCAATCTGCTTCTGCAAGATATCGATAAAGTGGAAGATTTTTGA
- the dctA gene encoding C4-dicarboxylate transporter DctA: MKILKNLTVQVIIAIILGIIVGAVWPEFGAKLKILADLFIKLIKMLIAPIIFLTVVVGIGSMGDVKKVGKIGGKALIYFEIVSTIALAMGIIVALVIQPGKGLDTSAAGNVDISKYTSAASESEHGLAHFISSIIPDNFVGALANGELLPTLFAAVLFGLAAAAVGERAKPVITFFENVSEIFFKMVGMVMIFSPIGAFGAMAYTIGNFGIKSLANLGLLMVSVYTTMFIFIVFILGSIARFYGINILKFIAYIKEEIFIVIGTSSSESALPSLIRKLEQFGCSKQTVGLVVPTGYSFNLDGTAIYLSMATLFIAQAYGIHLTWVQIVTILAVLMITSKGAAGVTGSGFITLAATLSAFPMIPIEGIALLIGVDRFMSEARSVTNLIGNALSAVVISKSEKEFDVAKYEELKQHKLEAH; this comes from the coding sequence ATGAAAATATTGAAAAATCTTACAGTTCAAGTGATTATAGCAATCATCTTGGGGATTATTGTAGGGGCGGTTTGGCCTGAATTTGGGGCAAAGTTGAAGATACTTGCGGATTTATTTATTAAATTGATCAAGATGTTGATTGCCCCAATCATCTTTTTGACGGTGGTCGTTGGAATCGGCAGCATGGGGGATGTAAAGAAGGTCGGAAAAATCGGCGGCAAAGCGCTGATCTATTTTGAAATCGTTTCCACTATTGCCCTTGCCATGGGAATCATCGTTGCACTAGTCATTCAACCAGGTAAAGGATTGGATACCTCTGCTGCAGGAAATGTCGACATTTCAAAATACACTTCGGCGGCTTCCGAATCGGAGCATGGGCTTGCACATTTTATTTCCAGTATTATACCTGACAACTTTGTAGGGGCATTGGCCAATGGCGAATTATTACCGACGTTGTTTGCGGCGGTGTTGTTTGGACTTGCGGCGGCGGCTGTCGGAGAGCGGGCGAAACCTGTGATTACCTTTTTTGAAAACGTTTCAGAAATCTTTTTCAAAATGGTCGGCATGGTGATGATCTTTTCACCGATTGGGGCATTTGGTGCAATGGCCTATACGATCGGCAACTTCGGAATCAAGTCTTTGGCAAACTTGGGGCTTTTAATGGTTTCCGTTTATACGACCATGTTTATATTTATCGTGTTCATTTTAGGTTCCATCGCCAGATTTTATGGCATCAATATCTTAAAATTTATTGCCTATATCAAAGAAGAAATTTTCATCGTCATCGGGACATCTTCATCTGAATCGGCATTGCCTTCTTTGATCAGAAAGTTGGAACAGTTTGGTTGTTCCAAACAAACAGTCGGATTGGTCGTTCCAACCGGCTACTCCTTCAACTTGGATGGAACAGCGATCTATTTGTCGATGGCAACTTTATTTATAGCGCAAGCCTATGGCATTCATTTAACATGGGTTCAAATTGTTACCATCCTGGCCGTGTTGATGATTACGTCCAAAGGGGCTGCCGGGGTGACGGGCTCCGGATTTATCACACTTGCGGCGACACTCTCGGCATTCCCGATGATTCCGATTGAAGGGATCGCCCTGTTGATCGGTGTGGACCGCTTTATGTCAGAAGCCCGTTCCGTGACGAATTTGATAGGGAATGCGTTATCAGCGGTCGTGATTTCAAAATCGGAAAAAGAATTTGATGTGGCGAAATACGAAGAATTGAAACAGCACAAATTGGAAGCCCACTAA
- a CDS encoding DUF2642 domain-containing protein, which produces MLYDGNKFVYIPFEHIQSFYKDFENENNIQTPSEIPAFISRVNQNLTLKNILTLAKGIHVEIMVAKNEPLHGVITTIKDDYFVFESPVYKRMFIAQYHLKWLIPHLNQLPYGLSEKEFQHFASANDETFQSTFVSQLAELKNQMAILNLGKDFSHIGKVINVNNQLISIENGKSKLTYFNLSHIQTLQLV; this is translated from the coding sequence GTGCTATATGATGGGAATAAATTTGTCTATATACCATTTGAACATATCCAATCATTCTATAAAGATTTCGAAAACGAAAATAATATTCAAACTCCATCAGAAATCCCGGCATTTATTTCGCGGGTCAACCAAAATTTGACGCTTAAAAATATTCTCACATTGGCGAAGGGCATCCACGTGGAAATCATGGTCGCCAAAAACGAACCCCTGCATGGTGTGATCACAACCATCAAAGACGACTATTTTGTATTCGAGTCGCCTGTTTACAAAAGGATGTTCATTGCCCAGTACCATTTGAAATGGCTGATACCACATTTGAACCAATTACCTTATGGCCTTAGCGAGAAAGAATTTCAGCATTTCGCATCGGCAAACGATGAAACCTTTCAAAGCACTTTCGTTTCCCAGCTGGCTGAATTGAAAAATCAAATGGCTATATTGAATTTGGGGAAAGATTTTTCCCACATCGGGAAAGTCATCAATGTAAACAATCAGTTGATCAGTATAGAAAACGGAAAATCGAAACTCACTTATTTTAATCTCTCCCACATTCAAACCCTTCAACTAGTTTAA
- a CDS encoding DEAD/DEAH box helicase has translation MSNFTEFQLKPFIMDAIQKLGFKEPTPIQKEMIPLILEGKSAIGQAHTGTGKTHAFLLPIVQRIDVNKQEVQAVITSPTRELATQIYERLKEIIEGTEITSKLLIGGTDKQRLMEKLKTQPHIVVGTPGRIHDLVKENALLVHKAPILVVDEADLAFDMGFIEEIDGFAARMPEKLEMYVFSATIPVKLQPFLKKYMESPVHIKINDRRPVAEGIEFFLVPIRSKNRKDKLLEVCNTINPFLCLIFCNTRKTADEVASFLSENGIRTGEIHGDLTPRERKKMMKQIRDLEFPYIVATDLAARGIDIEGVSHVINYELPEDLEFFVHRVGRTARAGLEGTAITLYGPDDEDDLDRIDEKLGIPFKHRDIKDGEWVELKDRQARKKRIKQENELDKIAKAIVRKPKKVKPGYKKQMRMEMQKIKKKLKKSHR, from the coding sequence ATGTCGAACTTTACAGAATTTCAATTGAAACCTTTTATTATGGACGCCATTCAAAAACTCGGCTTTAAAGAACCAACTCCGATTCAAAAAGAAATGATTCCGTTGATTCTGGAAGGGAAAAGCGCCATTGGACAAGCCCATACCGGAACTGGGAAAACCCACGCCTTTTTATTGCCGATCGTTCAACGGATTGATGTAAATAAACAGGAAGTACAAGCTGTCATTACTTCTCCAACAAGAGAATTGGCGACACAAATTTACGAACGTTTAAAAGAAATCATTGAAGGCACAGAAATTACGTCGAAATTATTGATCGGCGGTACGGATAAGCAGAGATTGATGGAAAAACTGAAAACTCAGCCTCATATCGTGGTGGGGACACCTGGGCGTATTCATGATTTAGTGAAGGAAAATGCGCTCTTAGTCCATAAAGCGCCGATTTTAGTCGTGGATGAAGCAGACCTAGCTTTCGACATGGGATTTATTGAAGAAATTGACGGGTTCGCTGCCAGAATGCCTGAGAAATTAGAAATGTATGTGTTTTCAGCGACCATTCCTGTAAAATTGCAGCCATTTCTGAAAAAATATATGGAATCTCCTGTCCACATTAAAATAAATGATCGGAGACCGGTCGCAGAAGGCATCGAATTTTTCCTTGTGCCAATTCGCTCAAAAAACCGGAAGGACAAATTGTTGGAAGTATGCAACACCATCAATCCATTTTTGTGCCTCATTTTCTGCAATACGAGAAAAACAGCGGATGAAGTGGCAAGCTTCTTATCCGAAAATGGAATCCGCACCGGAGAAATTCATGGGGATTTAACGCCAAGAGAACGCAAAAAAATGATGAAGCAGATTCGCGATTTGGAATTCCCATATATTGTTGCCACTGATTTGGCAGCAAGGGGCATTGATATTGAAGGCGTTTCCCATGTAATCAATTATGAGCTTCCGGAAGATTTGGAGTTTTTTGTACACCGCGTTGGAAGAACGGCGCGTGCAGGTTTGGAAGGAACAGCGATCACTTTATATGGTCCGGATGATGAGGACGATTTGGACCGCATTGATGAAAAGCTGGGCATTCCATTCAAACATCGGGATATTAAGGATGGAGAATGGGTCGAATTAAAAGACCGCCAAGCACGCAAGAAACGTATTAAACAAGAAAATGAATTAGATAAAATTGCCAAAGCGATTGTCCGAAAACCGAAAAAAGTAAAACCTGGATATAAGAAACAAATGCGCATGGAAATGCAAAAAATTAAGAAAAAGTTGAAAAAGAGTCATCGATAG
- a CDS encoding deoxyribonuclease IV: MLIGSHVSMSGKKMLLAASEEAASYGATTFMIYTGAPQNTRRKAIEELNIEAGLNHMKENGISNIVVHAPYIINIANTVKPEVFALGVEFLQKEMERTEAIGATQIVLHPGSHVGEGEEKGIKKIIEGLNEVLSVDSEVQIALETMAGKGSECGKTFEEIAQIIEGVTNNERLSVCFDTCHTHDAGYNIVEDFDGVLEEFDKIIGLDRIKVVHINDSKNERGARKDRHENLGFGHIGFDALNYIVHHEVFKDIPKILETPWVGSDSKNKKAPYKEEIEMLKTGEFHPEWIDALRK; the protein is encoded by the coding sequence ATGTTAATTGGTTCACACGTATCCATGAGCGGCAAGAAAATGCTCCTTGCTGCCAGTGAAGAAGCCGCATCTTACGGAGCAACAACCTTTATGATTTATACAGGTGCTCCCCAAAATACTAGACGAAAAGCCATTGAAGAATTGAATATTGAAGCGGGGCTAAATCATATGAAGGAAAACGGCATCTCCAATATTGTTGTACATGCCCCATATATCATCAACATCGCCAATACGGTAAAACCGGAAGTCTTTGCTTTAGGTGTAGAATTTTTGCAAAAGGAAATGGAGCGCACAGAAGCAATCGGCGCCACACAAATCGTTCTCCATCCCGGTTCCCATGTGGGCGAAGGAGAAGAAAAAGGCATTAAAAAAATTATTGAAGGGTTGAATGAAGTGCTTTCGGTGGATTCCGAAGTGCAAATTGCCCTTGAAACGATGGCTGGAAAAGGTTCGGAATGCGGAAAAACCTTTGAAGAAATTGCGCAAATCATCGAGGGCGTAACGAACAATGAGCGCCTTTCCGTTTGCTTTGATACATGCCATACCCATGATGCGGGCTATAACATCGTTGAAGATTTCGATGGCGTGTTGGAAGAGTTCGATAAGATCATCGGTCTTGACCGCATTAAAGTGGTTCATATCAACGACAGCAAAAACGAACGCGGCGCAAGAAAAGACCGCCATGAGAATCTAGGTTTCGGCCATATTGGATTTGACGCGCTAAACTACATCGTTCATCATGAGGTATTTAAAGATATCCCAAAAATTCTTGAAACGCCTTGGGTTGGTTCAGATTCTAAAAATAAAAAGGCTCCATATAAAGAGGAAATTGAAATGTTGAAAACAGGAGAGTTTCATCCGGAATGGATTGATGCTTTGAGAAAGTAA
- the dacB gene encoding D-alanyl-D-alanine carboxypeptidase/D-alanyl-D-alanine endopeptidase, with amino-acid sequence MKKRYILAFLALFIFFYIHPVQGKSLDETVKTNLGTSNISVSIRDMESGKIVYEKNGDVGMKPASTLKLLTASSALHTLGEDFRFQTDVYLDGQIENGELIGNLYLKGQGDPTFQKKHFLQIADFFRLLGIHSIRGNLYGDDFYFDGEQLSPGIAKEDESYYYAARISALTMSPDDDYDAGTIIVHVKPTTIGEKPTIEFEPNDSGMIFVNEAKTVSSNERNTIEIIRKYRSNKIVISGNIPMGEPYKDWVTLYNPTVNTLIAFKKTLEEEGFVFYNTSIERKPVTENAVLVYSKPSQPLEDLVHPFLKLSNNSIADILVKTMGQKVYGEGNFESGLKVIRNYGEQLGLNMSDWQFEDGSGISHQNRTTANELTNLLVKVRSESFFPIFFESLPVGGEKDRTIGGSLRERFLEDHLKERIFAKTGHITGVYTLAGYVKANSGKTYAFAVMTQNQTRNKIHEIDKVVETIIEQF; translated from the coding sequence ATGAAGAAAAGATATATTTTGGCGTTTTTAGCATTATTCATTTTTTTCTATATTCATCCAGTACAAGGAAAATCGTTGGATGAAACAGTGAAAACAAATTTAGGGACTTCGAATATAAGCGTTTCGATTCGGGATATGGAAAGCGGAAAAATAGTATATGAAAAAAATGGAGATGTGGGAATGAAGCCAGCATCTACATTGAAATTGCTGACCGCATCTAGTGCATTACATACATTAGGGGAAGATTTCCGTTTCCAGACAGATGTGTACCTTGATGGCCAAATCGAAAACGGAGAATTAATTGGGAATCTTTATTTGAAAGGGCAAGGTGACCCGACGTTTCAAAAGAAGCATTTCTTGCAAATTGCGGATTTTTTTAGATTGTTGGGCATCCATTCCATTCGTGGCAATTTATATGGCGATGATTTTTATTTTGATGGTGAGCAACTCTCTCCAGGCATTGCAAAAGAGGATGAGAGCTATTATTATGCTGCAAGAATCAGCGCCCTCACCATGTCGCCGGATGACGATTACGATGCCGGGACAATTATTGTTCATGTCAAACCGACAACAATAGGTGAAAAACCAACGATTGAATTTGAACCAAATGATAGCGGCATGATTTTTGTGAATGAAGCAAAGACCGTATCTTCAAACGAACGAAACACAATCGAAATCATCCGGAAATATCGTTCTAACAAGATTGTCATTTCTGGAAATATTCCGATGGGAGAACCTTATAAAGATTGGGTGACGTTGTATAATCCAACGGTGAATACCCTTATAGCCTTCAAGAAAACATTGGAGGAAGAAGGTTTTGTTTTTTATAACACATCCATCGAAAGAAAACCTGTGACCGAAAATGCAGTGCTGGTTTATTCCAAACCATCCCAGCCTTTAGAAGACCTCGTCCATCCATTTTTGAAATTGAGCAACAACAGCATTGCGGATATTTTAGTGAAAACAATGGGACAAAAAGTATATGGAGAGGGCAATTTTGAAAGCGGGTTGAAGGTGATTCGAAATTATGGAGAGCAGCTTGGCTTAAATATGTCAGATTGGCAGTTTGAAGACGGTTCTGGTATATCCCATCAAAATCGAACAACTGCCAATGAGTTGACGAATTTATTAGTAAAGGTTCGAAGCGAGTCGTTTTTCCCTATCTTTTTTGAAAGTTTGCCTGTAGGGGGAGAGAAAGACCGCACAATCGGCGGATCGCTCCGGGAAAGATTTTTGGAAGACCATTTGAAAGAACGAATTTTTGCAAAAACTGGCCATATTACAGGAGTGTATACATTAGCCGGATATGTGAAGGCAAATAGCGGGAAAACGTACGCTTTTGCAGTCATGACTCAAAATCAGACGAGAAATAAAATCCATGAGATAGATAAAGTAGTCGAAACGATAATCGAGCAGTTTTAA
- a CDS encoding isopropylmalate synthase: MNQIIEFWESLLSKSDIEIRKMAKQYGMDLTIEEIQKLRSLAQKANITWLVTGIPERVLKEAEKILGSKKYKKYKKMLDEWR, from the coding sequence ATGAATCAAATTATTGAATTTTGGGAATCTTTATTATCGAAATCCGATATAGAAATTCGAAAAATGGCTAAACAATATGGGATGGATTTAACAATTGAAGAAATCCAAAAGCTTCGGTCCCTTGCCCAAAAGGCTAATATCACTTGGCTTGTAACGGGAATCCCTGAACGGGTGTTGAAGGAAGCGGAAAAAATTTTAGGTTCAAAGAAATATAAAAAATATAAAAAAATGCTCGATGAATGGAGATAA
- a CDS encoding metal ABC transporter ATP-binding protein, producing the protein MKKPFVELENISFKYGSNLVLNNVSLKVEEGDFLALIGPNGSGKSTLLKIILGLLKAKGEIKLFDEPISSFQHWEWVGYVSQKSNAFNTAFPATVKEVVQSGLTKKVGLFKRMPKDAKKRVYDALAAVGMEQFLHRNIGELSGGQQQRVFIARALIAEPKLLVLDEPTVGVDIKNVQSFYDMLEELNKKHHLTIILVTHDIETPSHQISHVAFLNQRILFYGEMEKYNQLPKEQIYEWYGHSVRAV; encoded by the coding sequence ATGAAAAAACCTTTTGTCGAGTTAGAAAATATTTCTTTTAAATATGGTTCGAATCTCGTTTTAAATAACGTTTCTTTAAAAGTAGAAGAAGGGGATTTTTTAGCTCTGATTGGACCCAATGGTTCAGGAAAATCGACTTTATTAAAAATCATTTTAGGTTTGCTTAAAGCAAAAGGAGAAATCAAGCTTTTTGACGAGCCGATTTCTTCATTTCAACATTGGGAATGGGTTGGGTATGTTTCCCAAAAGTCTAATGCCTTCAACACCGCTTTTCCCGCAACGGTAAAAGAAGTGGTGCAAAGCGGGCTGACGAAAAAAGTTGGTTTATTTAAACGAATGCCAAAAGATGCGAAAAAACGGGTGTATGACGCTTTAGCCGCCGTGGGAATGGAACAATTTCTTCACCGAAATATCGGTGAACTTTCTGGCGGTCAGCAGCAGCGGGTGTTTATCGCCCGAGCATTGATTGCAGAGCCGAAATTGCTCGTTTTAGATGAACCAACAGTAGGCGTGGATATCAAGAATGTTCAATCATTTTATGATATGTTGGAGGAATTAAATAAGAAACATCATTTAACCATCATTTTAGTAACCCATGACATTGAAACGCCTTCCCATCAGATTAGCCATGTGGCGTTTTTAAATCAACGCATTTTGTTTTATGGGGAAATGGAGAAATATAATCAACTTCCTAAAGAACAAATTTACGAATGGTACGGCCATTCCGTACGTGCAGTGTAA
- a CDS encoding metal ABC transporter permease: MLDAIVHYEFLQNAFLSGMIIGFFAPLLGVFIVVRRMSLIADALSHVTLAGITGGLLLNQQFVAFSLFNPIYFGIVASVLGSVLIERLRALYKHYEELAIPIIMSCGIGLSAIFISLANGFTTDVMGYLFGTVSAVSRQDLWIIIAIALIVLFFLVLFFKEMFVLSFDEEYAKASGLPAKLIHFLFMVVVALTIAASMRIVGILLVSSMITLPVASAMRLAKGFKGTMIYAVIFGELAVIVGLIFAFYLDIAPGGTIVVTSILILMIVILFKKAIRKEAQQ, encoded by the coding sequence ATGTTAGATGCAATTGTACATTATGAATTCTTACAAAATGCCTTTCTTTCAGGAATGATCATTGGTTTTTTTGCGCCGCTCCTCGGTGTTTTTATTGTCGTTCGTCGAATGTCTTTAATTGCTGATGCGCTCTCTCACGTTACTTTAGCTGGGATTACGGGGGGGCTTCTTCTAAATCAGCAGTTTGTGGCCTTCAGTCTCTTCAATCCAATTTATTTCGGGATCGTTGCCAGCGTGCTTGGTTCCGTTCTAATCGAGAGGTTAAGAGCTTTATATAAACATTACGAGGAATTGGCGATTCCGATTATTATGTCGTGCGGCATCGGGTTAAGCGCCATTTTTATTTCCCTTGCCAATGGGTTTACGACAGATGTGATGGGGTATCTCTTTGGCACGGTTTCTGCTGTTTCAAGGCAGGATTTATGGATTATAATCGCCATTGCATTGATTGTCTTATTTTTTTTGGTACTCTTTTTTAAAGAAATGTTCGTTTTATCCTTTGATGAAGAATATGCCAAAGCATCCGGGCTTCCGGCGAAATTAATACATTTTTTATTTATGGTGGTCGTTGCATTAACTATCGCAGCCAGCATGCGAATTGTCGGTATTTTGCTCGTTTCTTCAATGATAACATTGCCGGTTGCCAGCGCCATGCGATTGGCGAAAGGGTTTAAAGGAACGATGATCTATGCAGTTATATTTGGCGAATTAGCGGTTATTGTAGGTTTAATTTTTGCTTTCTACTTAGATATAGCGCCAGGCGGAACAATTGTCGTAACCTCTATCCTTATTTTAATGATCGTTATTTTGTTCAAAAAAGCGATTCGGAAGGAGGCGCAGCAATGA